CAAGCCTATCCCTCACCTCACCCAAAAGATTCAAAACATCAATCCTCGTGCTTGCATCAAGCATCGAAACCGCCTCATCCGCCACTAGGAGTGAGGGCTCGATGAGTAAAGCCCTAGCTATTAAAACACGCTGCAACTGCCCCCCACTGAGCTGGTGAGGATACTTACCAAGAACCTCATCGGGATTAAGACCAACACTCTCCAAAGACTTAACCATCAAATCCTCCCGCTCCTCCCCATTCATATTGGGGAAAAAATTACTGAAAACCAAGTCGAACGTCCTATCCACAGGATACAACGGGTTAAAACTCGCGAAAGGATCCTGAAAGACCGCCTGAACCTGCTTGTAGTAATACTTCCTCAGCCTACTCCCGCTAAACTCACTGATATCCTCCCCCCTGAAGAGAATCCTACCCGACGTTGGAGTTAAAAGCCTCAAGATGAGCTTTCCGATGGTCGTTTTTCCACTACCACTCTCCCCAACCAGGGAAATAATTTCACCCTCCCCAATGTTGAAACTAACATCATCCACAGCCCTAACCTGAAAACCCCCAATGAAACCCGAAGTGAAAACCTTAGTCAAGTGCTCAACCCTAACCAAAGGCTCACTCATTCCTCATCACCCCCGTAAAGATGACAAGCAACCAAATGATCATCCTCCACACTGACCACCTTCGGCTCAACCCTCGGACAGTGCTCCATCGCGTAAGGACACCGCGGGTAAAACCTACAGCCTTCAGGCGGGTTGAGAAGGCTTATAGGATAGCCGGGAATACCCTTCAGCTTAGTCTGCTTGTAGTGCACACCAATCTTTGGAAGGGCTTCGATGAGCATTGAAGTGTACGGGTGCGCTGGAGAATTAATGACCTCCTCAGTCGGACCAATCTCAACCACCTTACCCGCGTAGAGAACCATAACCCTATCCGCTATCTTGTCAAGGAGAGCCAGATCATGAGTCACGAAGATTATGGACTTAACGATTTCTTCCTTCATGAAGTAATGGAGGAGCTCGAGAACAACCCTTTGCGTTGTAACGTCAAGCGCTGAAGTAATCTCGTCAGCAATGAGCAAGTCCGGGTTCAATAGCGTTGAAACAACCATCGTTGCCCTCTGCCTCATCCCACCACTTAGCTCCACCGGGTACATGTCAGCGACTTTCTCACTGAGTTTAACCATCCTAAGCCTCTCCCTGAGGAGTTTCTCAACCTCCCCCCCGTTCGTTTCCCCATGCTCCCTCGCCAAATCCCAAACAATATCCTTGATTTTTTTGGTAGGGTTTAGGGCGTTCATAGCATACTGGGGAACTATTGAAAGCTCATTGTACTTTATCTTGCGCTCTTCCTCTTTGCTGAGCTTCATGAGATCCTTTCCCTTGAATATTGCGTCTCCACCCATGTGAGTCATCGGAGGCTTGCGAAGTATGAAGGAGTGAACGAGAGTGGATTTACCACACCCACTCTCCCCCGCTATCCCGAAAACCTCACCCTCCCTAACGTCAAAGGACACACCATCAACAGCCTTAACATAACCCACAGGAGTCTTGTAGTAGATTTTAAGGTTTCTCACATCGAGAATTCTCTTCATTCACCACCCCTCCTAAGCCTCGGATTGAAAACCTCGTCAAGTCCCGTGTTTATGAAGTAGAGACCTGTTATCAGGAGGGCTATGACGAGTCCAGGCGGTATTGCCCACCACCAATAGCCAAGCTGTATTGCGTTCCACAGCACTGCATTCTGAAGGATGATTCCGAGGGATATTCCCCTCGTGGGACCGAGACCTATGAAGTCGAGGCCAACAGCTGCCAGTATTGCACCACCGAACTGGAGGATGAAGACCATGAAGACGTAGGAGACCATGTTGGGCATTATCTCCCCGAAGATTATGGCCAGGTCCCTCATACCCGCTATCTTGGCCAGCGCCACGAACTCCCTGTTCTTCAGTGAGAGGGTCTGTGCTCTCACGGCTCTTGCGGTCCAAGGCCAGGCTGTCAGGCCGATGATTATGCCCTCTATCAGGATGCCCCTGTAGGTCACGTAAGCTGCTATGATGATAAGCAGGGCTAGGGTCGGGATGACGAGCAGTATGTTGGTCAACATCATGAGTATCTCGTCCACCCAGCCGCCCTTGTAGCCTGCCACGAAGCCGATGACAAGGCCAATTAGCGTGGCAAGGTTGCCTCCGACGAGACCCACGAACAGTGAGCTCCTCAGACCGTGGACGAGCTGGCTGTAAAGGTCCCTTCCAAAGCTGTCAGTCCCAAGGTAGTGCTTGACCCTAACGACCCCTTGAGGGGTGAATATCTCCCCCATCTCCCCGGGCGGAAGGTTGGCGATTGAAGCTTTGGTTACCGACCTATCCCCGATTTTAATAACGTAATAGCCGAGTGGGTCAAATTTAGAGAACATGGGGCCTATCAGAGCAAAAATAATGAAGAAGCCCACTATGACAACCCCTATCTTGAACTTGTTGTTTTTTAGTGCGATCCGCAGAGTGTTCCCCTTCATTCACTCTCCCCCCGTGTAGGAGTACTTGACCCTCGGATCTATGACAACGTACAGGAGGTCTATCACGAAGTTGGCAACGAGGACGTTCAGGATTATCATCAGGAAGCAGCCCTGTATGAGGAAGTAATCCTGGTTGAGTATGCCCTGCATCAGTACGTAACCAATTCCCGGATAAGAGAATACGACCTCCGTGGTCAGTGCACCTGCAACGATGAGACCGAGCTGGAGTGCAAGTCCAGTGACCTGTGGGAGCATTGCGTTTCTGAAGGCGTGCTTGAGTATAAGCCTCTCCGAGGAACCCAGGGCCTCAAGGTAGTGCGCGTAGTCCGCCTCTATCTCATAGATTATCATGTTCCTCATTCCTATCGCCCAGCCTCCAAGCTGGACGAGGAAGAGGCTCAGGAACGGGAGCGTCCAGTGGTGCAGGAAGTCCTTGATAAACGCCCAGCTCAGTGAGGGTATTATCCCGTAGCTGTACGCCCCTGAAACCGGGAATAAATCCAGCTTAACACCCAGAAGGTAAGCTAAGACTATAGCAAACCAGAAGTAGGGTGAAGCTGTCAGGAAGTAGAAGACCGGCATTAGGTAGGAGTCCATCTTCCTGTTCTTACCGGCCAGGGCCCCCAGCCAGTTTCCGACTATCCAGCTGAGGACAATTGAAGGCACGAGAAGTGCAATATCATAGGGAAGGGCACTCTTTATGATTTCAGCAACGGGTTTTGGGTAGTAGTAAATGCTTATACCCAAATCGCCGTGTAGAAGGGCGTTCCAGAACGAAATGTACTGCTCCCAAAGGGGTTTATCCAGACCGAAGGCCTGAATGAAGTAGGAGTGAAGGTGTTCGGCAACGTTCGGCAGGGTTGCAAACCTCGACAAAAGCACTGCCACCGGATCCCCCGGCATGAACCTCGGGATGGCCCAGTCTATGGTGACCGCGAAGAAAAACGTGAGTATGTAAATCAAAATCTTTCTGGTGAGGTACCTCTTTATTCCGCTCACATCTCTCCCCTCCGTCAGTTTGAGCCCAGTGGTATTATTTTATGCGCCCCAAGAAAAAATAAAAATGTCGGAATGCCAAAAAGTCACCTCTTCCTCTTTCTGAGGAGAAGCGGGACGACTGCAAGTCCCACGAGCACTGCCGGACCGCAGATGCCTCCACCTTCGCTGGATGAAGTAGTTGTTGTCTGGGAGGTTGTGCTGCTCTTAACGGGCTTTATGCCAAGGAGGACCTTTAAGCCGCCCATCTGCCAGTAGTTGTTCCAGCTTATCGGATAAGCGTACGGGTTCTTCTCGGTAGGCCAGTTTGTCCAGTGGGCAGGGCTGGCCTCGAACCAGGCACCGTTGTAAACTATCGGGATAGCTGGCACTTCCTTGAGCATTATTTCCTGGAGCTCCCTGTAGTACTGGAGTTTCTTGTTCTCGTCCTTCTCGGTGTTTATTAGCTCAAGGAGCTCGGTTACCCTGTCGTTCTTGTACCTGCCCCAGTTCCCTGAGTAGGATGGCTCCCCAACGGAGGTAACGTCCGGGTAGAGAACCCAGTTGAACCACTGCCAGGGCGTGGCGTAAACCTGGCTTCCGAAGTTGTTGATCGCCATGTCAAAAGTGCCCTTGGTCAGGTCCTCCCAGTACTTGCTGTAATCCGGGAACTTGGGCTCCGCGCGTATTCCGACTGCTGCAAGCTGCTCGCTGATGATCCTGATCATCTCCATCCAGTCGGTCCATCCGTATGGGACTATTATCTCGAACTTCATTGGACTACCGTCCGGGAACTCCCTGTAGCCGTCGCCGTTCACATCCTTGAAGCCGAGGCTATCGAGTATCTGAATAGCCTTCTCGGGATCGTACTTCCAGCCGTACTTCTCCTCAAGGTCCTTTGCCTTTATCTTTTCAAACACCGGAACAGGTAGGAGTCCAGTTGGGTCAGCAGGCAGAACCTGATTCTGCTGAGCCCTCGCGGCAATTTCCTCGGGGTTTATCGCATAGGCAAGTGCCCTTCTAAAGTCCGGGTTGTTGAGGGGTTCCTTCTGAGTGTTCAGGAAGAGGAACGCGGTGTTGGCTGGAAGGTGATAGGGCTTGTCATCGTACCAAGTCACTATGTTGTAAGTGCTCTTGACATCTGGGACACCCGGGATGAAGAAGTTGCTCCAGTCAAGATCGCCCTTAACAAGCATCGAGAGAGCAACGTTGTTGCTGTAGACTATGACGTAAACGATGTACTTCGGAGCGGGCTTACCAAATACCTTGGTTCCCCACCAGTCGTCGTTCCTAATCCAGATAGCCCTCATCTCGTCGGTCTTGTAAAGCTTGTACATACCCGAACCCACTGGGTTTTCGGTGTTGGCGTAGGAAATCGGATCTTCAATGCTCTCCCATATGTGCTTTGGAACTATCGGAACGTTGTACAGCCAGTAGGTCCACTCCTCGTAGTGGGGCTGGCTGAAGACGAACTGAACTGTTCTGTCGTCCACGACCTTTACTTCGCTGAGCCAGTCCCATATCGGGGCCCACCCAACGCCGCCGTTTTCCTTGGCAATGTCAAAGGTGAACTTCACGTCATCAGCGGTCAGCGGCTTTCCGTCCTGCCACTTAAGGCCCTCCCTGAGCTTCACTTCGTAGGTGTTGTCGCTTACCCACTGGCCGGATTCGGCAAGCCAGGGCTCAAGCTTGTCGTTCAGCGGGTCGTAAATAAACATCGTCTCGTAGAGAAGTCCTATAGTTCCGGTAACTGCGGCCCACGGGGTCAGCGGGTTGAAGTTGTTTGGCTGGCTCCAAAGGCCACCACCCACGTACAGGGTTTCGTCCCTCGGTAGTTCCTCGGCACGGACGTATCCGGAGCTCAAGACGTTTGCAAACACCACCAGGGCTATTATAGCACCCAACAGTTTCTTCATAGACACCACCCCGACCCCCCTGTTCATAATGGGGGGCCTGTAGTGTAATATGCGCTAATCATTTATAAGTTTTCCTCGAGTTTATAATAACTTGGATCAGGATTTATAAAACTGGCCCAAACATTTATAAAATCGAATCCCCAAACTATTCAACAGCAATGTAATGAAGCTGGAGGTTGATTACGATGCTACCGGAAGAATTCCTGTGGGGCGTTGGGCAGTCGAGCTTTCAGTTCGAAATGGGCGACAAGCTCAGGAGGCACATTGACCCGAACACCGACTGGTGGAAGTGGGTTCGTGACCCTTTTAACATAAAAAAGGAGCTTGTGAGTGGAGACCTTCCAGAGGACGGCATCAACAACTACGAACTTTTTGAGAATGACCACAAGCTCGCCAGAGGCCTCGGCCTCAACACCTACAGGATTGGAATAGAGTGGAGCAGAATCTTTCCCTGGCCGACGTGGACGGTCGATACCGAGGTTGAGTTCGACACTTACGGGCTAATAAAGGACGTTAAGATAGACAAGTCCACCCTTGCGGAGCTCGACAGACTGGCCAACAAGGAGGAAGTCCTGCATTACAGGCGCGTCATTCAGCACTTAAGGGAGCTCGGCTTCAAGGTTTTTGTGAACCTCAACCACTTCACGCTTCCAATCTGGCTCCACGACCCCATAGTGGCAAGGGAGAAGGCCCTTACCAACGACAGGATCGGCTGGGTCTCCCAGAGGGCGGTTGTTGAGTTTGCTAAGTATGCCGCTTACATTGCTCATGCGCTCGGAGACCTCGTGGACACCTGGAGCACCTTCAACGAACCGATGGTCGTCGTTGAGCTCGGCTACCTCGCCCCCTACTCAGGATTTCCTCCCGGTGTTATGAACCCGGAGGCGGCGAAGCTGGCGATCCTCAACATGATAAACGCCCACGCTTTGGCCTATAAGATGATAAAGAGGTTCGACACCAAGAAGGCCGATAATGACAGTAAGTCCCCAGCGGACGTTGGCATAATTTACAACAACATCGGCGTTGCATATCCAAAGGACTCCAACGATCCCAAGGATGTTAAAGCCGCCGAAAACGACAACTACTTCCACAGCGGACTGTTCTTTGATGCCATCCATAAGGGGAAGCTCAACATCGACTTCGACGGCGAAAACTTTGTAAAAGTTAGGCACTTAAAGGGCAATGATTGGATAGGCCTAAACTACTACACCCGCGAGGTCGTCAGGTATTCGGAGCCCAAGTTCCCGAGTATACCCCTAATATCGTTCAAGGGCGTTCCCAACTACGGCTACTCCTGCAGACCTGGCACAACCTCCGCCGATGGCATGCCCGTCAGCGACATAGGCTGGGAGGTCTATCCCCAGGGCATCTACGACTCGATAGTCGAGGCCACCAAGTATGGCGTCCCGGTTTACGTCACCGAGAACGGCGTTGCGGATTCAGCGGACACACTGAGGCCCTACTACATAGTCAGCCACGTCTCAAAGATAGAGGAAGCCATTGAGAATGGATACCCCGTAAAAGGCTACATGTACTGGGCGCTTACCGACAACTACGAGTGGGCCCTCGGCTTCAGCATGAGGTTTGGCCTCTACAAGGTCGACCTTATCTCCAAGGAGAGGATTCCGAGGGAGAGGAGCGTTGAGATATATCGGAGGATAGTTCAGTCCAACGGGGTTCCTCAAGACCTCAAAGAGGAGTTCCTTAAAGGTGGGGAGAAATGAAAACCATAGCCGTTGATGAGGACACCTGGGAGGCTATAAAGAAGCTCAAGGCCAAGCTGGATGCACGGTCTTACGACGAGGTACTCAGGAAGCTCATCGAGGCATGGCACCTCGTGGAGTTTGACCTCAAGACGGAAAAGGTCGTCCTGGACGACGATGAGGCCGAGCTCATGATTAACCTTATAAAGGACAGGGAGAGAGCGATATCAAGAGGAGGTAGCCATGAGAAGACTTCCCAAGAGGGTGGTCTTTGATCCGCAAGCCCTCATCGAGATAAACAGGAGACGAAACAGGGACATCCTGGAGTTCATACTGGCCGAGTTCGAAGTCTTCGTGCCTTTCCCCTCTCTACATGCCTATTTTCTCGGGAAGGCCTACCTGGGCCGCAACGTTGAGGAGGATCTCTCCAGGTTTGAGGAGATCTACCGGACCACATATCCTGATAGGGAGCTTTTGATAAAACTCGTGAATATAGAGGCCTCCCTCATAAAAGAGGGAGTTTTCATGTCTCTCGAGGACCTATTAACGGGTGTTTCCGCAATAATGGTCGAGGCCCTCCTGGTTTCCACGGAACCGGAGAGGTTCAAGCCCCTCAAAAAGTACGGCCTCGACTGCGTGGGTCTTGAGAAGTTCTTTGAGGAAGTCGGCGAGCTGGCGAGGGAGGAGATAAAGAAAAAGAAATCGGGGGCAAAGGAAAGCACCGTTAAATAACGCTGCTTTCGTGAAGTTTTTATATCCGTTTCTTGATTGTCTGCTCATGGAGCGGAGAAGACTCGTAGGCATTGCCCTGCTCGTGGTCTCAGCATTCACAGGAACCCTCGCCTTTCGCCTTGCCACACCCGCCATAGCCTTCTACACGAGGGACACGCTCAGCGCGAGCATGCTGGCGGTTTCCATAGTTTCCATGTCCTTCGTTTTGGCCAGAGCTTTTTCCTCGGTGTTCGGTGGCCTCCTCCTTGAGAAGAGGAAGTCCCTCCTCCACATCGGCGGAATTGCCATGATGGGGAATGCGCTGGCCGTTCACCTCTACCCTCTCACCTCAAACTGGATTCAGGTCGCTGGAATAAAGCTCCTCAACGGCTTTCTCAACGGCCTCAGCTGGCCCATGGCCCAGTTCGTCGTTGCCGTGGCGACTCCACGGGAGATACGTGCGAGAGTTACGGCCGTTTACTTCTTCTTCGGCAGCATCGCTTCCCTCCTCGGCAATTATATTTACGCCTACACGATAGATTTTGGACTTTCTGGCCAGATGTGGATATCTTCTGTCTTCTTTGTGCTGACCGGACTGATAATGATAATCGCCTACATCCTCCTCTCTGACTGGATAGTACCGAAAAGGGAGAAAAAGAGCTCTCAGGGGCCTTCCCTTGACCCAAGAAAAGTCCTCGTGATAGCTTCCTTGATGGCAGTCATAGTGGCGTTTACCTCGGGAGAGATAACGTACGTCTACGTCTCCGAGGCCCTTGGGCTGGAAAAGGCAACTACCGCGACCCTACTGGGGTGGGTTGACTTCTTCGCATCTTTACTCAGCTACTTCTCCTCTTGGTTTGCGGATAAGGTCAGCGAGGTTGGGATGGTAAAGCTGACGGCCGTACTTGCCGGGATTTCGCCGCTCCTCGCGGCCGTTAAAACATCGTTCACCGTTTTCCTCGGGATATTTCTAGCTCTCTTCGCCTTCCAGAGTTTCAGGCCCATATCCAGAAAGGTACTCGCCAGCTACCACCGCTCTTCCCTGGCCATAGGCGGGGTTAACGGCGTTCAGAACCTCTCGACTTTCCTTGGAGGGGTTTTCTTTGGCCTTGCGTATTCAATAGGGGAAATCCACGTTGGGGTTACCTTGAACGGGGCGCTCCTGGCGTTTACGCCGGTCTCAGTGATTCTACTCCTTAAGGCGTCTGCCATTAGGTGACATCACCATCGGTTTTTAACTTTTGGAGTTAGAAATATTTATATTTGTATCTACCACCCATATTACGAAATAACTGCATTAGGAGATAACCATGAAATTTTGGAAGCATGTTTGGGCAGCAATACTTGTTGTACTTGTCCTAGCCCTGCCGGGAGTGGCGGCTCTCTCTTACCCCTGGGCAGGATTCCCGGTTTTTGGGCCAGAGTCCGGTGCATACCCAATCCGCTTGGTTGGGGTTGATCAGAAGGACAACATTGCCATAGTAACTTGGGATGTGCCAACTAACTGCTTATCTGGTATGGGGACTGTCCTCATGAGCAAAGACGGCCATAATATTGCGGAGAGTGTCAATCTTGGCCGCTTAAAACCCTGGGGCAAGAAAGTTGCCGTTGTAGTCCAAGTGAGGGAACCCCTCTATGTGAAGCTCCGCATTATTGCAGGGAACGGGGTGTTCATGAGTTCCTGGGTCAAGCTCACACCGGATTCGCGGCATCCATACACACCAACGGGTGAAAAAGGTGTAATAACCCCCCAGCTATTCCCTGGACTGGCCCTTCTGATAGTTGCTGGGTTGACACTTTGGGATGCATACGACACCTACAAGACCTGCAAGAACTACGGCATAGACTCAATGGAATGTAAAGTCCAGGGGACGTTCTTTGTGGTGGGCCTTGCGCTTCCTGGGGACGAGGGCATAAAGCTCGTAAAGAAGGGCGCTACCAAAATCGGGGTAACTAGTAAGATTTACAGGGTTCTCAAGAATGCTAAAATTATTGACAACGCGGATAATGTTCTAACAAAATTCACCCATATTTTTG
The Thermococcus sp. 2319x1 DNA segment above includes these coding regions:
- a CDS encoding ABC transporter ATP-binding protein; the protein is MSEPLVRVEHLTKVFTSGFIGGFQVRAVDDVSFNIGEGEIISLVGESGSGKTTIGKLILRLLTPTSGRILFRGEDISEFSGSRLRKYYYKQVQAVFQDPFASFNPLYPVDRTFDLVFSNFFPNMNGEEREDLMVKSLESVGLNPDEVLGKYPHQLSGGQLQRVLIARALLIEPSLLVADEAVSMLDASTRIDVLNLLGEVRDRLGTSVLFVTHDLALGYYISDTTLIMYRGRLVEFGDTERVFKNPLHPYTKMLLESVPDLNVKWEFRGEVRPEEEEGVYEIVGCNYTPRCPLATEKCWRVRPEVVEFEKNHWVACYNVGG
- a CDS encoding ABC transporter ATP-binding protein; this translates as MKRILDVRNLKIYYKTPVGYVKAVDGVSFDVREGEVFGIAGESGCGKSTLVHSFILRKPPMTHMGGDAIFKGKDLMKLSKEEERKIKYNELSIVPQYAMNALNPTKKIKDIVWDLAREHGETNGGEVEKLLRERLRMVKLSEKVADMYPVELSGGMRQRATMVVSTLLNPDLLIADEITSALDVTTQRVVLELLHYFMKEEIVKSIIFVTHDLALLDKIADRVMVLYAGKVVEIGPTEEVINSPAHPYTSMLIEALPKIGVHYKQTKLKGIPGYPISLLNPPEGCRFYPRCPYAMEHCPRVEPKVVSVEDDHLVACHLYGGDEE
- a CDS encoding ABC transporter permease, with product MKGNTLRIALKNNKFKIGVVIVGFFIIFALIGPMFSKFDPLGYYVIKIGDRSVTKASIANLPPGEMGEIFTPQGVVRVKHYLGTDSFGRDLYSQLVHGLRSSLFVGLVGGNLATLIGLVIGFVAGYKGGWVDEILMMLTNILLVIPTLALLIIIAAYVTYRGILIEGIIIGLTAWPWTARAVRAQTLSLKNREFVALAKIAGMRDLAIIFGEIMPNMVSYVFMVFILQFGGAILAAVGLDFIGLGPTRGISLGIILQNAVLWNAIQLGYWWWAIPPGLVIALLITGLYFINTGLDEVFNPRLRRGGE
- a CDS encoding ABC transporter permease — its product is MKRYLTRKILIYILTFFFAVTIDWAIPRFMPGDPVAVLLSRFATLPNVAEHLHSYFIQAFGLDKPLWEQYISFWNALLHGDLGISIYYYPKPVAEIIKSALPYDIALLVPSIVLSWIVGNWLGALAGKNRKMDSYLMPVFYFLTASPYFWFAIVLAYLLGVKLDLFPVSGAYSYGIIPSLSWAFIKDFLHHWTLPFLSLFLVQLGGWAIGMRNMIIYEIEADYAHYLEALGSSERLILKHAFRNAMLPQVTGLALQLGLIVAGALTTEVVFSYPGIGYVLMQGILNQDYFLIQGCFLMIILNVLVANFVIDLLYVVIDPRVKYSYTGGE
- a CDS encoding ABC transporter substrate-binding protein, translated to MNRGVGVVSMKKLLGAIIALVVFANVLSSGYVRAEELPRDETLYVGGGLWSQPNNFNPLTPWAAVTGTIGLLYETMFIYDPLNDKLEPWLAESGQWVSDNTYEVKLREGLKWQDGKPLTADDVKFTFDIAKENGGVGWAPIWDWLSEVKVVDDRTVQFVFSQPHYEEWTYWLYNVPIVPKHIWESIEDPISYANTENPVGSGMYKLYKTDEMRAIWIRNDDWWGTKVFGKPAPKYIVYVIVYSNNVALSMLVKGDLDWSNFFIPGVPDVKSTYNIVTWYDDKPYHLPANTAFLFLNTQKEPLNNPDFRRALAYAINPEEIAARAQQNQVLPADPTGLLPVPVFEKIKAKDLEEKYGWKYDPEKAIQILDSLGFKDVNGDGYREFPDGSPMKFEIIVPYGWTDWMEMIRIISEQLAAVGIRAEPKFPDYSKYWEDLTKGTFDMAINNFGSQVYATPWQWFNWVLYPDVTSVGEPSYSGNWGRYKNDRVTELLELINTEKDENKKLQYYRELQEIMLKEVPAIPIVYNGAWFEASPAHWTNWPTEKNPYAYPISWNNYWQMGGLKVLLGIKPVKSSTTSQTTTTSSSEGGGICGPAVLVGLAVVPLLLRKRKR
- the bgaS gene encoding beta-galactosidase BgaS, which codes for MLPEEFLWGVGQSSFQFEMGDKLRRHIDPNTDWWKWVRDPFNIKKELVSGDLPEDGINNYELFENDHKLARGLGLNTYRIGIEWSRIFPWPTWTVDTEVEFDTYGLIKDVKIDKSTLAELDRLANKEEVLHYRRVIQHLRELGFKVFVNLNHFTLPIWLHDPIVAREKALTNDRIGWVSQRAVVEFAKYAAYIAHALGDLVDTWSTFNEPMVVVELGYLAPYSGFPPGVMNPEAAKLAILNMINAHALAYKMIKRFDTKKADNDSKSPADVGIIYNNIGVAYPKDSNDPKDVKAAENDNYFHSGLFFDAIHKGKLNIDFDGENFVKVRHLKGNDWIGLNYYTREVVRYSEPKFPSIPLISFKGVPNYGYSCRPGTTSADGMPVSDIGWEVYPQGIYDSIVEATKYGVPVYVTENGVADSADTLRPYYIVSHVSKIEEAIENGYPVKGYMYWALTDNYEWALGFSMRFGLYKVDLISKERIPRERSVEIYRRIVQSNGVPQDLKEEFLKGGEK
- a CDS encoding type II toxin-antitoxin system VapC family toxin; this translates as MRRLPKRVVFDPQALIEINRRRNRDILEFILAEFEVFVPFPSLHAYFLGKAYLGRNVEEDLSRFEEIYRTTYPDRELLIKLVNIEASLIKEGVFMSLEDLLTGVSAIMVEALLVSTEPERFKPLKKYGLDCVGLEKFFEEVGELAREEIKKKKSGAKESTVK
- a CDS encoding MFS transporter, whose amino-acid sequence is MERRRLVGIALLVVSAFTGTLAFRLATPAIAFYTRDTLSASMLAVSIVSMSFVLARAFSSVFGGLLLEKRKSLLHIGGIAMMGNALAVHLYPLTSNWIQVAGIKLLNGFLNGLSWPMAQFVVAVATPREIRARVTAVYFFFGSIASLLGNYIYAYTIDFGLSGQMWISSVFFVLTGLIMIIAYILLSDWIVPKREKKSSQGPSLDPRKVLVIASLMAVIVAFTSGEITYVYVSEALGLEKATTATLLGWVDFFASLLSYFSSWFADKVSEVGMVKLTAVLAGISPLLAAVKTSFTVFLGIFLALFAFQSFRPISRKVLASYHRSSLAIGGVNGVQNLSTFLGGVFFGLAYSIGEIHVGVTLNGALLAFTPVSVILLLKASAIR